Genomic DNA from Hymenobacter jejuensis:
GTAATAAGCTGATGCACAGCACCCATCAGCTTCTATTTAATTTAGCGAATATTTACCTGACTTCCATGCCTGCTCTCATTCTTCCTGTCAAAGGGGTGTTGCCCCAAATTGGTCCCGATTGCTTCCTGGCCGATAATGCTACCATCGTCGGCGACGTGGTGCTGGGTGCCCACTGCACCGTCTGGTTTACGGCCGTAGTGCGCGGCGACGTAAACGCCATTCGTGTCGGTGACCACACCAACATTCAGGACGGCGCGGTCATTCATTGCACCTACCTGAAGGCGGCCACGACCATCGGAGCCCGCGTGAGCATCGGCCACCGCGCCATCGTACACGGCTGCACCGTAGAAGACGACGTGCTGATCGGGATGGGCGCCATTGTGATGGACGGCGCCGTGATCGGGCAGGGCTGCATCGTGGCCGCGGGTGCCGTGGTGCTGGAAAATACACAGTGCGAACCGGGCTACCTCTACGCGGGCGTTCCGGCTCGTAAAATCAAACCGGTAAGCGCCGAACAATTAGCCAACCTGCGCCGCACCGCCGATAATTATGTGCTGTATGCTAGTTGGTTTGAGCCAGCGGCAGAAGTGCCGGCAAAAGGTTAGGCACAACGGGGACATACAAAGAGAGCCGACTACGTGTAGTCGGCTCTCTTTGTATATGTTTGATTGTCAAGTGTTTATGTTATAAAGACAATCCATCGTCCGAAACCTCTTCGCGTTCTTGCGGAACGGTTACGCGAAGCTGCACCAGCTCCACCGACCGCCGTGAGCGTTTCAGCACCCGAAACTCGTAGTTGTCAAGGACAGCCACGTCGCCGACTTCGGGAATGTTGCCGTAAATCACGTTGAGCAAGCCGCCAACGGTCTCGTAGTCTTCACCTTCCGGTAGCGGATAGGGAAGGTATTCGTTGGCGTCGGGGATGGGCGTGGAGGTATTGACGCGGTATTCGGTTTCGGAGACTTTCTCCACCACCGGCACCTCGTTATCGTACTCATCCTGAATTTCGCCAACTAGCTCTTCGATGATGTCTTCGATGGTAACGATGCCCGACACGCCGCCAAACTCGTCCGACACGATGGCGATGTGCATGTGTTTGCGCTGAAACTGGCGAAGCAGCCGGTTGATCTTTTTGGTTTCGGGCACAAAGTAGGCCGGCCGCATAATCTTGGGCAACACGATGGTTTCGTTGCGCCGGATCAGTTGCAGCAAGTCCTTCACGTACAGGATGCCCACAATGTTGTCGATGTTGCCTTCGTAGACTGGCATCCGCGAATAGCCCTCGGTGTACACGGCTTCGAGCACTTGTTCCTGCGGAGCATTCACGTCGATGGCCGCCAGCTTGGTGCGCGGCACCATAATCTGCTTCACCATCCGATCGTTGAACTCGAACACGTTCTCGATCATCTCGTGTTCCGACTCGTGGATCTCGCCGCTCTGCTTACTCTGGTCGAGCAGCAGCCGGATTTCTTCGGCTGAGTGCACATCGGCAGCGTGCGTGGCCTGTCCGCCGAAAAGGCCAGCTACCAGGTTGGAGAGCTTATCGAGGAGCCAGATGAGCGGAAACGTAACTTTCGCAAATGCCCACAGCGGCACGGCAATGGCAATGCTGGTAGTTTCGGGTTTCTGAATGGCCAGTACCTTAGGCGCCTGCTCGCCCAGCACAATGTGCATAATGGTAATGAGCGAGAAAGAGGTGGCCAGCGCTACGTTGTGCACCGTACCCGGCTCAAGCTTGAGCCCAAGCTGATGAATAATGGCCAGCACAACCTCGGCCACTACGCTTTCGCCAACCCAGCCCAGTGCCAGCGAGGCCAGCGTAATGCCGAGCTGCGTAGCCGATAAGTAGTAGTTGAGGTCGTGCAGCATGCTCTGCACAAGGCGCGCCAAGCGATTGCCGCTCTGTGCTTTAACCTCAATCTGCGAGAGGCGAACTTTGACGAACGCAAACTCCGCCGCCACAAAAAATCCGTTCAGCAACACCAGCAGAACGGTGAAAAAAATGTTTAAGCCCATAGATGCGGAAGCTTCGACTCGATCGGTCCGGCTCCCTTTGCTTCACAAAAGTACGAGAATATGCCCAAGCGGTTCCCGCTCCCGTAAACTAAGCCACTTCGCAAGACGTTAGGCATTCCAAAATAGTAGTAACTCCAAGGACGCGCGCAGGGTTCATTGCGGCTTTGTGACACTTCCTGCCGTTCTTTGTTTGTTGATCTGGTTCCCCGCAGGGAAAAATCAGACTTATTCCGCTGAACAAATTATTTTCCATGTTCGCCCCCCGCAAACTTCTTCTGTTGCCGCTGCTGCTCTGGCTTAGCCTATTGTCGGCTGCCGCTCAGATCCTTACGCCCACCAAGCTCGCTACGGCGGTCAGCAACCCCACGGCGAAAGTGGGGGAAGAGCTGGACCTGATCGTTAATGCCCGCATGAACGATACGTGGCACCTCTACGCCACCGACTTCGATCCGGATCTGGGACCGGTAGTCTTCACCTTCACTTTTGC
This window encodes:
- a CDS encoding hemolysin family protein; protein product: MGLNIFFTVLLVLLNGFFVAAEFAFVKVRLSQIEVKAQSGNRLARLVQSMLHDLNYYLSATQLGITLASLALGWVGESVVAEVVLAIIHQLGLKLEPGTVHNVALATSFSLITIMHIVLGEQAPKVLAIQKPETTSIAIAVPLWAFAKVTFPLIWLLDKLSNLVAGLFGGQATHAADVHSAEEIRLLLDQSKQSGEIHESEHEMIENVFEFNDRMVKQIMVPRTKLAAIDVNAPQEQVLEAVYTEGYSRMPVYEGNIDNIVGILYVKDLLQLIRRNETIVLPKIMRPAYFVPETKKINRLLRQFQRKHMHIAIVSDEFGGVSGIVTIEDIIEELVGEIQDEYDNEVPVVEKVSETEYRVNTSTPIPDANEYLPYPLPEGEDYETVGGLLNVIYGNIPEVGDVAVLDNYEFRVLKRSRRSVELVQLRVTVPQEREEVSDDGLSL
- a CDS encoding gamma carbonic anhydrase family protein, whose amino-acid sequence is MPALILPVKGVLPQIGPDCFLADNATIVGDVVLGAHCTVWFTAVVRGDVNAIRVGDHTNIQDGAVIHCTYLKAATTIGARVSIGHRAIVHGCTVEDDVLIGMGAIVMDGAVIGQGCIVAAGAVVLENTQCEPGYLYAGVPARKIKPVSAEQLANLRRTADNYVLYASWFEPAAEVPAKG